In one window of Candidatus Neomarinimicrobiota bacterium DNA:
- the hslU gene encoding ATP-dependent protease ATPase subunit HslU produces MKELTPRQIVRELDRYIVGQDAAKKSVAIAMRNRWRRLQVPDHLREEIMPNNIILIGSTGVGKTEIARRLAMLANAPFVKVEASKFTEVGYVGRDVESIVRDLTEVSVSMVRHEKEADLKDRALVMANERLLEILFPIGDGQLGAQATDGNSGPAEEERARHERTREKLRRRLAAGEFEQRLVEITTQTEQTPMLQVMGPFGMDDVTLNLQEMLGNIMPKKRRSQKTTVAEGRKILAAEEAGKLIDMDEVIREALQRVEQMGIVFIDELDKIASGDGSTVGPDVSREGVQRDILPIVEGSNVVTKYGVVRTDHVLFIAAGAFHSAKPSDLIPELQGRFPIRVEMDDLTQKDFVKILTHPRNALIKQYVALLETEGLKLTFEKAAIHEIARVAYDVNMNTENIGARRLHTILTTLLEDILFEQPENKQTALVITKALVQERVASIAQDRDLSRYIL; encoded by the coding sequence ATGAAAGAGCTCACGCCGCGCCAGATCGTCAGGGAACTTGACCGTTATATCGTCGGTCAGGATGCCGCCAAGAAGTCGGTCGCCATCGCCATGCGCAACCGCTGGCGGCGCCTACAGGTTCCGGATCATCTGCGCGAAGAGATCATGCCCAACAACATCATCCTGATCGGCTCTACGGGCGTGGGCAAGACCGAAATCGCCCGGCGGCTGGCCATGCTGGCCAACGCCCCCTTCGTCAAGGTGGAGGCCTCAAAATTCACTGAGGTGGGTTATGTTGGCCGGGACGTGGAGAGCATCGTACGGGATCTGACGGAGGTGTCGGTGAGCATGGTGCGACACGAAAAGGAGGCCGACCTGAAGGACAGGGCGCTGGTCATGGCAAACGAGCGCCTGCTGGAGATACTGTTTCCAATTGGCGACGGCCAGTTAGGCGCACAAGCCACTGACGGCAACAGCGGTCCTGCCGAGGAAGAGCGCGCCCGCCACGAGCGCACCCGTGAAAAACTGCGCAGGCGGCTGGCGGCGGGAGAGTTCGAGCAGCGCCTGGTTGAAATCACTACCCAAACCGAGCAGACCCCCATGCTCCAGGTGATGGGCCCCTTTGGGATGGACGACGTAACCCTGAACCTGCAGGAAATGCTGGGCAACATCATGCCCAAGAAACGGCGCAGCCAGAAAACCACGGTGGCCGAGGGGCGTAAGATTTTGGCTGCTGAAGAGGCCGGCAAGCTGATCGACATGGATGAGGTGATCCGTGAGGCGCTTCAGCGCGTTGAGCAGATGGGCATCGTCTTCATCGACGAGCTGGACAAAATTGCCAGTGGGGACGGCAGTACCGTCGGCCCAGATGTCTCCCGGGAAGGGGTCCAGCGCGACATCCTGCCCATCGTGGAGGGCAGCAACGTGGTGACCAAGTACGGCGTGGTGCGCACCGATCACGTGCTGTTCATCGCCGCCGGTGCTTTTCACTCGGCCAAGCCGTCCGATCTGATTCCCGAGCTGCAGGGGCGCTTCCCCATCCGCGTGGAAATGGACGATCTCACCCAAAAGGACTTCGTGAAGATTCTCACCCACCCCCGGAATGCACTTATTAAGCAGTATGTTGCGCTGCTTGAAACCGAGGGTTTGAAGCTGACCTTTGAGAAGGCGGCCATCCACGAAATAGCCAGGGTCGCCTACGACGTGAACATGAATACCGAGAACATCGGCGCTCGCCGGCTGCATACCATCCTCACCACGCTGCTGGAGGACATCCTGTTCGAGCAGCCGGAAAATAAGCAGACCGCCCTGGTCATTACGAAAGCGCTCGTACAGGAGCGGGTGGCCAGCATCGCCCAGGACCGGGATCTGAGCCGGTATATCCTTTAG
- a CDS encoding T9SS type A sorting domain-containing protein: MTGTFTIEGSVAEADTAPAAPEGLMVEAGNGEVTLTWRQSTATDFALYRVYGDTVTSPAKLVDSTSSATDTTVSLTGLTNGITYYSHVTAVDSGGNESNISNEVSATPEGTVNIAAAAGGLPQGFVLEQNFPNPFNPVTTLRYTLPIATRVRLAVYTLEGREVVLLMDDWQPAGTHQLQWDGADRWGQPVGSGVYLVRLESGEAAATRRVLLLK, encoded by the coding sequence ATGACGGGGACCTTTACCATTGAGGGATCCGTGGCGGAGGCGGACACGGCACCGGCGGCGCCCGAGGGACTGATGGTCGAGGCCGGCAATGGCGAAGTCACCCTGACCTGGCGGCAGAGCACGGCCACCGACTTTGCCCTGTACCGGGTCTACGGCGATACCGTGACCAGCCCGGCTAAGCTGGTGGACTCTACCTCCAGTGCTACAGATACCACCGTGAGCCTGACCGGACTTACCAATGGCATTACCTATTACTCCCACGTAACAGCCGTGGACAGCGGTGGCAACGAGAGCAACATTTCCAATGAAGTATCGGCCACGCCGGAGGGCACGGTCAATATTGCCGCTGCCGCCGGCGGCCTGCCCCAAGGTTTCGTCCTCGAACAGAACTTTCCCAACCCTTTCAATCCGGTTACCACCCTGCGGTATACGCTTCCCATTGCGACCAGGGTGCGGCTGGCCGTTTACACTCTCGAGGGCCGGGAGGTCGTTTTGCTGATGGACGATTGGCAACCGGCAGGGACCCATCAGCTGCAATGGGATGGTGCCGACCGGTGGGGCCAGCCGGTGGGGAGCGGCGTCTACCTGGTCAGGCTTGAGTCGGGTGAGGCCGCCGCTACGCGGAGAGTGCTGCTGCTAAAGTAG
- a CDS encoding BMC domain-containing protein, with product MVETRGLIGAVEAADTMVKAANVRLIGKEKIGGGFVTVMVRGDVGAVKAATDAGATAAEKVGELVSVHVIPRPHSDVESILPSGD from the coding sequence ATGGTTGAGACGCGCGGACTCATTGGCGCCGTCGAGGCGGCGGATACCATGGTGAAGGCCGCCAACGTACGCCTCATTGGTAAGGAAAAGATCGGCGGTGGTTTCGTGACCGTCATGGTCCGAGGTGATGTGGGGGCGGTGAAAGCCGCCACCGACGCGGGGGCCACGGCCGCTGAAAAAGTCGGCGAACTGGTATCGGTCCATGTTATTCCACGTCCCCACAGTGACGTGGAGTCC
- a CDS encoding HEAT repeat domain-containing protein codes for MTVQQPIRLFPPRLTARSALRLLGVTALMLLLAGCFLFRREKDEIDVEKLRLDYQQGKMRALLEIIEIYEDTEAPLSVRLAAANALGESRHPKAVAALAANVSEASALNIDMMLASIEVLARIPSNASAKALTDALSTTGAKLAQLRNKLVEGLESIGSEDYVQTLIDLYQASREDHLRMQQMLTKALGSIGDEKAIPVLISIAKDPEINLITRSAAIDLLAKKRTPEIVQLFADMLGDPATNLQLRDFALSAMGEIKEERLVLALLETYQLGRQEYYSLLSTLLTALGDFTDPSIKATLIDIALSGDFPLSFRKQAIANLAKYADPTILAQVIPLLEDPLNYGLFSDIAELTAALLPGPDGRERIRRAAFRAAKSWQSLQ; via the coding sequence ATGACCGTCCAGCAGCCCATCCGTCTCTTCCCGCCGCGCCTCACCGCCCGCAGCGCACTGCGCCTCCTGGGAGTCACCGCGCTCATGCTGCTCTTGGCTGGCTGTTTTCTGTTTCGCCGGGAAAAGGATGAGATTGACGTGGAGAAGCTCCGCCTCGATTACCAGCAGGGCAAGATGAGGGCACTGCTTGAAATTATTGAGATATACGAGGATACCGAGGCGCCTCTCAGCGTGCGCCTGGCTGCCGCCAATGCCTTGGGCGAAAGCAGGCATCCCAAGGCCGTGGCTGCGCTGGCGGCCAATGTGAGCGAGGCCAGCGCCCTGAATATCGACATGATGCTGGCCTCTATTGAGGTGCTGGCCCGCATCCCCAGCAATGCCAGCGCCAAGGCCCTTACCGATGCGCTCAGCACCACCGGGGCCAAGCTGGCCCAGCTGCGCAACAAGCTGGTGGAAGGGTTGGAGTCCATCGGCTCGGAAGACTACGTCCAAACCCTCATTGACCTCTATCAGGCCAGCCGCGAGGACCACCTGCGCATGCAGCAGATGCTCACCAAAGCACTGGGCAGCATCGGCGACGAAAAGGCCATCCCCGTCCTCATCAGCATCGCCAAGGACCCTGAAATCAACCTCATCACTCGCAGCGCCGCCATTGACCTGCTGGCCAAGAAACGGACCCCCGAGATCGTGCAGCTGTTCGCCGACATGCTGGGTGATCCCGCCACCAACCTGCAGCTGCGGGATTTCGCCCTGAGCGCTATGGGTGAGATCAAGGAGGAGCGTCTCGTGCTGGCACTGCTGGAAACCTATCAGCTGGGACGGCAGGAATACTACTCCCTGCTGAGCACGCTCCTCACGGCCCTCGGCGACTTCACAGACCCGTCCATCAAGGCCACACTGATCGACATTGCCCTGTCCGGCGACTTTCCCTTGAGCTTCCGCAAGCAGGCCATTGCCAATCTGGCCAAGTACGCCGACCCCACCATCCTTGCACAGGTGATCCCGCTCCTTGAAGATCCCCTGAACTACGGCCTGTTCAGCGACATCGCGGAGCTTACCGCGGCTCTACTGCCCGGACCTGACGGCCGGGAGCGCATCCGCCGGGCCGCATTCAGGGCGGCCAAATCGTGGCAGAGCCTGCAGTGA
- a CDS encoding UDP-2,3-diacylglucosamine diphosphatase, with the protein MSSPAYFISDVHLALNGGEAEREKRRQLFDFFHMVRQTGGTLFIVGDFFDFWFEYRHVIPKRYFDVIHQLHLLRAADIDIHFILGNHDYWTNGFLNGPLGLQVHLSAAQVDLDGRRIHLTHGDGLLAKDTGYRLMRKVLRSPVAIFLYRWLHPDWGIALALAASRYSRNHNRGSYDEDAIFNELSQYARSRWDEGVDLVVMGHYHLHRLHTNQDGKSLLCLGDWISHYSYGKIAQGQLTLESWAS; encoded by the coding sequence ATGAGCTCCCCGGCTTATTTCATATCCGACGTGCACCTCGCCCTGAACGGCGGCGAGGCCGAACGCGAGAAGCGGCGGCAACTTTTCGACTTTTTCCACATGGTCCGGCAAACGGGTGGAACCCTGTTCATTGTCGGGGACTTCTTCGATTTTTGGTTTGAGTACAGGCATGTCATTCCCAAGCGCTATTTCGATGTGATCCATCAGCTCCATCTGCTTCGTGCGGCCGACATAGACATCCATTTTATCTTGGGTAACCATGACTATTGGACCAACGGGTTTCTCAACGGACCGCTGGGCCTCCAGGTCCATCTATCGGCGGCGCAGGTTGACCTGGACGGCCGACGCATTCATTTGACCCACGGGGACGGCTTGCTGGCCAAGGATACGGGCTACCGGCTCATGCGCAAGGTCCTGCGCAGCCCCGTCGCCATTTTCCTGTACCGTTGGCTGCACCCCGACTGGGGCATAGCTCTGGCACTCGCCGCATCACGTTACAGTCGCAACCACAACCGGGGCAGCTACGATGAGGACGCCATCTTTAACGAGCTTTCCCAATACGCCCGCTCCCGCTGGGACGAGGGTGTTGACCTGGTGGTGATGGGGCACTATCACCTCCATCGCCTGCACACCAACCAGGACGGCAAGAGCCTGCTCTGTTTGGGCGATTGGATATCCCACTACTCCTACGGCAAGATCGCCCAGGGTCAATTGACCCTGGAGTCGTGGGCCAGCTGA
- the hslV gene encoding ATP-dependent protease subunit HslV: MNQTPIRSTTILGVRLGRKVAMGGDGQVTMGEMQLKSRAVKVRVFPGDKVLGGFAGAVADALTLFEKFEGKLEEYSQNLQRAAVELAKEWRTDKYLRELDAFLALMDTRHSYILSGSGDVIDPEDQLISIGSGSGYALAAARALIMSGEKNPRVVVQKALEITADICIYSNDYITILEL; this comes from the coding sequence ATGAACCAAACCCCCATCCGCTCCACCACCATCCTGGGCGTCCGCTTGGGGCGGAAGGTGGCCATGGGCGGCGATGGCCAGGTGACCATGGGCGAGATGCAGCTTAAGAGCCGGGCCGTAAAGGTGCGGGTCTTTCCCGGTGACAAAGTGTTAGGGGGTTTTGCCGGCGCCGTGGCCGATGCCCTGACCCTGTTCGAAAAATTTGAGGGCAAGCTGGAGGAGTACAGCCAGAACCTGCAGCGGGCCGCCGTGGAGCTGGCCAAAGAGTGGCGGACCGATAAATACCTGCGGGAGCTGGACGCCTTTCTGGCGCTGATGGACACGCGGCACAGCTACATTCTATCGGGCTCGGGGGACGTGATTGATCCTGAGGACCAGTTGATCAGCATCGGGTCGGGCAGTGGTTATGCCCTGGCGGCGGCACGGGCGCTCATCATGTCCGGCGAGAAAAATCCCCGCGTGGTGGTCCAGAAGGCCCTGGAGATCACCGCCGATATCTGCATCTACTCCAACGATTATATTACCATCCTCGAGCTGTGA
- the argF gene encoding ornithine carbamoyltransferase, translating into MTSQHFLHITDLTPAEIEHIFDLAARTKARFRDGHDYRPFRGLSLAMIFAKPSARTRISFETGFYRLGGHALYLGPDDMGLGRREAVKDVARVVSRYNDMIMARLFDHAHILELAEHATVPVVNGLTDYNHPCQIMADMFTIRERRGHLNDLKITYIGAGNNIVHSWLRLAARLPFGLTIACPEGYGPDPETVTLAEKAGLSQVAISHDPAAAVAGADVVYTDVWASMGQKEEAAERQARFEGFQVTAELMAATGKKSWFMHCLPAERGVEVTDEVLDGEASIVFDQAENRMHVQNAIMLALLGKA; encoded by the coding sequence ATGACCTCCCAGCATTTCCTCCACATCACCGATCTGACTCCCGCTGAAATAGAGCATATCTTCGACCTGGCGGCCCGCACCAAGGCCCGTTTCAGGGATGGCCACGACTACCGCCCGTTCCGGGGCCTCTCGCTGGCCATGATTTTCGCCAAGCCGTCCGCCCGGACGCGCATCTCCTTCGAGACCGGCTTCTACCGCCTGGGCGGGCACGCCCTCTACCTGGGGCCGGACGATATGGGTCTGGGGCGGCGCGAGGCGGTAAAAGACGTGGCGCGGGTGGTGAGCCGCTACAACGATATGATCATGGCGCGGCTGTTCGACCACGCTCACATACTGGAGCTGGCCGAGCACGCCACGGTGCCGGTGGTCAACGGGCTTACCGACTACAACCATCCCTGCCAGATCATGGCGGACATGTTCACCATTCGGGAGCGCCGGGGGCATTTGAACGACCTGAAAATCACCTACATTGGTGCCGGCAACAACATCGTGCACTCGTGGCTGCGGCTTGCGGCGCGGCTCCCCTTTGGTCTCACCATCGCCTGCCCGGAGGGTTATGGGCCCGACCCTGAAACAGTTACCCTGGCAGAGAAGGCCGGCCTGAGCCAGGTGGCCATCAGCCACGACCCAGCCGCCGCCGTGGCCGGGGCCGACGTGGTCTATACCGACGTGTGGGCCAGCATGGGCCAGAAGGAGGAAGCAGCGGAGCGGCAGGCCCGCTTCGAGGGGTTCCAGGTGACGGCAGAGCTCATGGCTGCCACGGGCAAAAAGAGCTGGTTCATGCACTGCCTGCCTGCCGAGCGGGGTGTGGAAGTGACCGATGAGGTGCTGGACGGGGAGGCGTCCATCGTCTTTGACCAGGCGGAGAACCGCATGCACGTGCAAAATGCCATCATGCTCGCCCTCCTCGGCAAGGCCTAG